One Gemmatimonadota bacterium genomic window carries:
- the accC gene encoding acetyl-CoA carboxylase biotin carboxylase subunit, which translates to MIRKILIANRGEIAVRVIRTCREMGIESTAVFSEADRTALHVQFADEAFCIGDAPSSDSYLRVDRIIETAKKAGADAVHPGYGFLSENGEFADRCAEAGITFIGPSGEAMRTMGSKTAARKTMGRAGVPVVPGTEEGIGSDEEALGAAESIGYPVLVKAAMGGGGKGMRVVESPDDLAGALRTARSEAQSAFGDATVYLEKYLVEPRHVEFQVLADRHGHAVHLGERECSIQRRHQKLIEESPSCILDDTLRNAMGEAAVRAAEAVQYTNAGTVEFIVDQDRQFYFLEMNTRLQVEHPVTELRTGQDLVRRQIEIAAGMPLPFRQEDVRLHGAALECRISAEDPNAQFMPSVGVVTRLSEPGGPGVRLDSGFCVGYEVPIYYDPMIAKLIVWAEKREEAIARMKRALGEYDIGGIKTTIPFHLRTLSDPRFISGDYSTAFVETMGPDEDAGTDERHIAAAFAAIMKHREARRAVPAGVGGDGSDGSGESPWKLTGRRDAMRRGR; encoded by the coding sequence ATGATCCGAAAAATACTGATCGCCAACCGCGGAGAGATCGCCGTCCGGGTGATCCGCACGTGCCGGGAAATGGGCATCGAATCGACGGCCGTCTTCTCCGAGGCGGACCGCACCGCCCTGCACGTCCAGTTCGCCGACGAGGCCTTCTGCATCGGCGACGCGCCTTCCTCGGACAGTTACCTCCGCGTGGACCGGATCATCGAGACTGCAAAGAAGGCCGGGGCCGACGCGGTCCATCCGGGATACGGGTTCCTTTCCGAAAACGGGGAGTTCGCCGATCGCTGCGCGGAGGCCGGCATCACGTTCATCGGCCCTTCCGGCGAGGCCATGCGGACCATGGGGAGCAAGACGGCGGCGCGAAAGACCATGGGCCGGGCCGGGGTGCCCGTCGTACCGGGGACCGAAGAAGGGATCGGCAGTGACGAGGAAGCCCTCGGCGCGGCGGAATCCATCGGCTACCCGGTCCTCGTGAAGGCGGCCATGGGCGGCGGCGGCAAGGGCATGCGCGTCGTGGAATCCCCGGACGACCTGGCCGGCGCGCTCCGGACCGCGCGGTCCGAGGCCCAGTCCGCCTTCGGCGACGCCACGGTCTACCTGGAGAAATACCTGGTGGAACCCCGCCACGTGGAATTCCAGGTCCTCGCCGACCGGCACGGGCACGCGGTGCATCTTGGCGAGCGGGAGTGTTCGATCCAGCGCCGCCACCAGAAGCTCATCGAAGAATCGCCCTCCTGCATTCTCGACGATACGCTGCGGAACGCCATGGGAGAAGCGGCCGTACGGGCCGCCGAAGCCGTCCAGTACACCAACGCCGGTACCGTGGAGTTTATCGTCGACCAGGACCGGCAGTTCTATTTCCTCGAGATGAACACCCGCCTTCAGGTCGAGCACCCGGTCACCGAACTGAGAACGGGGCAGGACCTGGTCCGGCGACAGATCGAAATCGCCGCCGGCATGCCCCTGCCCTTCAGGCAGGAAGACGTGCGCCTGCACGGCGCGGCCCTGGAGTGCCGCATCTCCGCCGAAGATCCCAATGCGCAGTTCATGCCCTCGGTCGGCGTGGTTACGCGCCTGAGCGAGCCGGGCGGCCCCGGTGTCCGGCTGGACAGCGGTTTCTGCGTGGGTTACGAGGTGCCGATCTATTACGATCCCATGATCGCCAAGCTCATCGTATGGGCCGAGAAGCGGGAAGAAGCGATCGCCCGCATGAAAAGAGCGCTCGGAGAATACGATATCGGCGGGATCAAGACCACGATTCCGTTCCACCTCCGGACCCTTTCCGACCCCCGGTTCATTTCCGGCGACTATTCCACCGCTTTCGTCGAGACCATGGGGCCTGACGAAGACGCCGGGACCGATGAGCGTCATATCGCCGCCGCCTTCGCCGCCATCATGAAGCACCGGGAAGCGAGACGGGCAGTGCCGGCCGGGGTCGGCGGGGATGGATCCGACGGGTCCGGAGAGAGTCCGTGGAAGCTGACCGGGAGGCGCGACGCCATGCGCAGGGGCAGATGA
- a CDS encoding acyl-CoA carboxylase subunit beta produces the protein MSEKMKHLDALRKQAAEGGGQRRIDRQHEAGKWTARERVAFLLDEGSFEEIGAFVTHDCRDFGMEGTEVLGDGVITGYGTIDGRSVYVVSEDFTVFGGSLGQAYGEKICKVMDLAMKNGAPVISLKDSGGARIQEGVVSLAGYADIFLRNVQASGVIPQISVIMGPCAGGAVYSPAMTDFVFMVEDTSYMFITGPDVIRAVTHEEVTFDELGGAHVHNSVTGVAHFSAPDEPSCLSMVKELLAFLPSNNMEDPLRVASTDDPDRMDEELARIVPDDANKPYDIKDVIHRVVDHGDFFEVHGEFADNIVVGFARFNGRTAGIVANQPASLAGVLDIDASVKGARFVRFCDAFNIPLVVFEDVPGFLPGVSQEHGGIIKEGAKLLYAFCESTVPRLTVVTRKAYGGAYCVMNSKQIRADINYAWPSGQFAVMGPEASVNVLYRRELAEADDPDALREELTAEFREKFDNPYVAAKIGYIDEVIQPQETRPRIISALEMLKNKRDANPPKKHGNIPL, from the coding sequence ATGTCCGAGAAGATGAAACACCTGGACGCGCTGCGAAAACAGGCGGCCGAAGGAGGCGGGCAGCGCCGTATCGACCGCCAGCACGAAGCCGGGAAGTGGACCGCCAGGGAGCGGGTGGCCTTTCTCCTGGACGAGGGCAGTTTCGAGGAGATCGGCGCCTTCGTGACCCACGACTGTCGGGATTTCGGCATGGAAGGCACGGAAGTGCTCGGCGACGGAGTGATCACGGGCTACGGCACCATCGACGGCCGCAGCGTCTACGTCGTGTCCGAAGACTTCACCGTATTCGGCGGTTCGCTGGGCCAGGCCTACGGCGAGAAGATCTGCAAGGTCATGGACCTTGCCATGAAGAACGGCGCGCCGGTCATCAGCCTGAAGGACTCCGGCGGCGCGCGCATCCAGGAAGGGGTGGTCAGCCTCGCGGGCTACGCCGACATCTTCCTGCGCAATGTCCAGGCTTCCGGCGTGATCCCGCAGATTTCGGTGATCATGGGGCCCTGTGCGGGCGGTGCGGTCTACTCTCCGGCCATGACCGACTTCGTCTTCATGGTCGAGGATACCAGCTACATGTTCATCACCGGACCGGACGTGATCCGCGCGGTGACCCACGAAGAGGTGACTTTCGACGAACTGGGCGGCGCGCACGTCCATAACTCCGTGACCGGCGTGGCCCATTTTTCCGCGCCGGACGAACCCTCGTGCCTTTCCATGGTGAAGGAGCTCCTGGCGTTCCTGCCCTCGAACAACATGGAAGATCCACTGCGGGTCGCGTCCACGGACGACCCCGACCGGATGGACGAGGAACTTGCCCGCATCGTGCCGGACGACGCCAACAAACCCTACGACATCAAGGACGTGATCCACCGGGTGGTGGACCATGGCGACTTCTTCGAAGTGCATGGCGAGTTCGCCGACAATATCGTCGTGGGGTTCGCCCGTTTCAACGGCCGGACCGCCGGCATCGTCGCCAACCAGCCCGCTTCGCTCGCCGGCGTGCTGGACATCGACGCGTCCGTGAAGGGCGCGCGGTTCGTGCGCTTCTGCGACGCCTTCAACATCCCCCTGGTGGTCTTCGAGGACGTGCCCGGGTTCTTGCCCGGCGTAAGCCAGGAGCACGGCGGCATCATCAAGGAAGGCGCCAAGCTGCTCTACGCGTTCTGTGAAAGCACGGTGCCCCGGCTGACCGTGGTCACGCGCAAGGCCTACGGCGGCGCCTACTGCGTGATGAACAGCAAGCAGATACGGGCCGACATCAATTACGCCTGGCCGTCCGGGCAGTTCGCGGTCATGGGTCCGGAAGCCTCGGTGAATGTGCTTTATCGCAGGGAACTGGCCGAAGCGGATGATCCCGACGCCCTGCGCGAGGAACTGACCGCCGAGTTCCGGGAGAAGTTCGACAATCCCTATGTCGCGGCGAAGATCGGGTATATCGATGAAGTAATCCAGCCCCAGGAGACCCGTCCACGTATCATTTCCGCGCTGGAGATGCTGAAGAACAAGCGAGACGCGAATCCTCCCAAGAAACACGGGAACATCCCGCTGTAA
- a CDS encoding outer membrane lipoprotein-sorting protein, translating to MPSQEAWAGGPGSPADPADQGGSGGPGGPSEEKGLQIARDARSQDEGFGNFSAGMTMVLRNKKGQESVREVRVKVLEAEDDGNKSLFVFDQPRDARGTALLIHGHKDRPDDQWLYLPALKRVKRISSSNRSGSFMGSEFTYEDMTVQEVEKYTYRYLRDEPCGDGLDCVVTERVPVEKGSVYRRQLVWRDKASLRVWKVEYYDRKDAHLKTLTLGEYRQYLDRYWRAGSMAMVNHLTGKSTDLVWTDYQFGTDIDDRDFTRTGLRRVR from the coding sequence ATGCCGTCCCAGGAGGCATGGGCTGGCGGACCGGGCAGTCCGGCCGACCCGGCCGATCAAGGCGGTTCAGGCGGTCCAGGCGGACCGTCGGAAGAAAAGGGGCTCCAGATCGCCCGGGACGCCCGGAGCCAGGACGAGGGTTTCGGCAATTTCTCGGCCGGCATGACCATGGTCCTGCGCAACAAGAAGGGGCAGGAAAGCGTCCGTGAAGTGCGCGTGAAGGTGCTCGAGGCAGAAGACGACGGCAACAAGAGTCTCTTCGTGTTCGACCAGCCGCGCGACGCCCGGGGCACCGCGCTGCTCATACACGGCCACAAGGACCGGCCGGACGACCAATGGCTCTACCTGCCGGCCCTGAAGCGCGTCAAGCGCATCAGTTCGTCCAACCGTTCGGGTTCCTTCATGGGAAGCGAGTTCACCTACGAGGACATGACGGTCCAGGAAGTGGAGAAATACACCTACCGGTACCTGCGCGACGAACCCTGCGGGGACGGCCTGGACTGCGTGGTCACCGAGCGCGTCCCGGTGGAGAAGGGTTCGGTCTACCGCCGCCAGCTCGTATGGCGCGACAAGGCGTCGCTGCGCGTCTGGAAAGTCGAGTACTACGACCGCAAGGACGCCCATCTCAAGACGCTTACCCTGGGTGAGTACCGGCAGTATCTGGACCGTTACTGGCGGGCCGGCAGTATGGCCATGGTGAACCATCTGACGGGCAAGAGCACCGACCTGGTATGGACGGATTACCAGTTCGGGACCGACATCGACGACCGCGACTTCACCCGCACCGGGCTGAGGCGGGTGCGGTGA
- a CDS encoding MMPL family transporter, with protein MHLDNYIDAILRHRWLVISLASLFMLAMAAGGRNITVSNEHRVMFGENNPQLAAFDALEDIYSVSNTALIAIAPRDGSVFTREVLGVVEDLTETAWFAPYSTRVNSLTNYFHSEAMEDDLIVGPLVEDASSLGEADLDRVRTIALGSREVVGRLVSPDGRVAGLAVNFVLGDNPDLAVIELTDYLDGMLDDARAANGEVDFYLTGDVVMNRAFADATRDDLETLLPIVFVLIVITSTLLMKSFLGTGIIIVMIGFVISTTMGLAGWFHTVFSPVNSGVPIIVMAISVAQAVHIITHTLSGIRRGEDRNAAVAQSIKTNAYPVFLASITTAIGFLSLNFSDSPPFHILGNFVAFGVIITFFYAMTLLPALLSVLPLRARAGGFRQPVFFDRLGDFVVARRKPLLWLIGIMTVVLITGVPRNVLTDSWPDYFDERYEFRRDTDFVMDNLTGLLSMEYTLAAEEEGGITDPEYLRQVEAFAEWNRSQPEVGHVQAFTDIMKRLNKNMNGDDPAFFRIPDAQDLASQYLLLYELSLPFGSDLNDRIDVSKSATRMTVVIRGRSSQDLQDLAGRGETWLRENAPALATEATGLSVVFAHISQRNIESMLRGTVTAMALISIILVLVFRSFRFGLISLLPNFVPAAMSFGLWGHLVGEVGIASSVVIVVAFGIVVDDTIHFLSRYLRARKEEGLSAEEAVRVTFRSVGKALWTTTLVLSAGFLAFAGSGFQVSWALGLLVTITIGFAIIADFLLLPPLLMALDRRKS; from the coding sequence TTGCACCTGGATAACTACATCGACGCAATCCTGCGCCATCGGTGGCTCGTTATCTCGCTCGCCTCGCTGTTCATGCTCGCCATGGCGGCCGGCGGCAGGAATATCACCGTCTCCAACGAGCATCGCGTCATGTTCGGCGAGAACAATCCCCAACTCGCCGCTTTCGATGCGCTGGAAGACATCTACTCCGTTTCGAACACCGCCCTGATCGCCATCGCACCCCGGGACGGTTCCGTCTTCACCCGCGAAGTGCTCGGCGTCGTCGAAGACCTCACCGAAACCGCCTGGTTCGCTCCGTACTCGACGCGGGTGAATTCCCTTACGAACTACTTTCACAGTGAAGCGATGGAAGACGACCTCATCGTGGGGCCGCTCGTCGAAGACGCCTCGTCGCTGGGCGAGGCCGACCTGGATCGCGTCCGGACGATCGCGCTGGGTTCCCGGGAAGTGGTCGGACGGCTCGTTTCTCCTGACGGCCGCGTGGCCGGCCTGGCGGTCAATTTCGTACTGGGCGACAACCCGGATCTCGCGGTGATCGAACTGACCGACTACCTGGACGGCATGCTGGACGATGCGAGGGCGGCGAACGGGGAAGTGGACTTCTACCTGACGGGCGACGTGGTCATGAACCGGGCCTTCGCCGATGCCACCCGAGACGACCTGGAAACCCTGCTGCCCATCGTCTTCGTCCTCATCGTGATCACCTCGACCCTGCTCATGAAGTCCTTTCTGGGAACCGGCATCATCATCGTCATGATCGGTTTCGTGATCTCGACGACCATGGGGCTTGCCGGCTGGTTTCACACGGTATTCAGCCCGGTGAATTCAGGAGTGCCCATTATCGTCATGGCGATTTCCGTCGCCCAGGCGGTCCACATCATCACCCACACGCTCTCGGGAATAAGACGGGGGGAGGACCGGAACGCGGCGGTCGCGCAATCCATAAAGACGAACGCCTACCCGGTATTCCTGGCCTCGATCACCACCGCGATCGGATTTCTCAGCCTGAACTTCTCGGATTCGCCGCCGTTTCACATTCTCGGCAACTTCGTGGCTTTCGGGGTGATCATCACTTTCTTCTACGCCATGACACTCCTGCCCGCGCTGCTTTCGGTCCTTCCATTGCGGGCCCGTGCCGGTGGTTTCCGGCAACCGGTCTTCTTCGATCGGCTGGGTGATTTCGTCGTCGCGCGCCGCAAGCCGCTGCTCTGGTTAATCGGAATCATGACGGTCGTCCTGATCACCGGCGTGCCCAGGAACGTATTGACCGACAGCTGGCCGGATTACTTCGATGAACGATACGAGTTCCGGCGGGATACGGATTTCGTCATGGACAACCTGACCGGACTGCTGTCCATGGAGTATACGCTGGCCGCGGAGGAGGAGGGCGGGATCACCGATCCGGAATACCTGCGGCAGGTGGAGGCTTTCGCGGAATGGAACCGGAGCCAGCCCGAAGTGGGGCACGTACAGGCTTTCACGGATATCATGAAGCGGCTGAACAAGAATATGAACGGCGACGATCCGGCCTTCTTCCGGATCCCCGATGCCCAGGATCTCGCATCGCAGTACCTGCTCCTCTATGAATTGTCACTGCCCTTCGGCAGCGATCTGAACGACCGGATCGATGTGTCCAAGTCCGCGACGCGCATGACGGTCGTGATCCGCGGCCGGTCGAGCCAGGATCTGCAGGACCTGGCCGGCCGGGGCGAGACCTGGCTGCGCGAGAACGCGCCCGCGCTCGCGACAGAAGCCACCGGGTTGAGCGTGGTCTTCGCCCACATCTCGCAACGCAATATCGAGTCGATGCTGCGCGGGACGGTGACCGCCATGGCGCTCATCTCGATCATCCTGGTCCTGGTCTTCAGGAGTTTTCGCTTCGGCCTCATCAGCCTGCTGCCGAATTTCGTACCCGCGGCCATGAGCTTCGGGCTCTGGGGACACCTGGTCGGCGAAGTGGGCATCGCCTCGTCGGTGGTCATCGTCGTCGCCTTCGGCATCGTCGTGGACGATACGATCCACTTTCTCAGCAGGTATCTCCGGGCGCGCAAAGAAGAGGGCCTTTCGGCGGAAGAAGCGGTGCGCGTTACCTTCCGGTCGGTGGGAAAGGCGTTGTGGACCACGACGCTGGTCCTTTCCGCGGGGTTCCTGGCCTTCGCGGGTTCCGGTTTCCAGGTGTCGTGGGCCCTCGGGCTGCTGGTCACTATCACCATAGGCTTCGCGATCATTGCCGATTTCCTGCTGCTTCCTCCCCTGCTTATGGCGCTTGACAGGAGAAAATCATGA
- a CDS encoding DUF2236 domain-containing protein encodes MLQVPTSYASGYEKARSLNPEFADNYIRHTMVGDEDLDPVMDELSGMPPGEMHQFIHAGLHQEEEWLSKAPEVLQRYFREVDSKIPEWVDFEEFRPAVVGFHKNMPEILVAFVTAALLEGFTTLISKSFYLTGRVHSENATRRFKQNNRHLLEIFLPGGLRREGDGYRLSARIRFVHAMVRRLMKDSDIWETGAWGTPLSAAHIGLAVSIFSAQILKHSISLGAIYSQEERESFVKVFRYTGYIMGVPESILMKDENEARTIIDIGFMCEPPPDEHSIANANALIHAGPALLNITDPEEVAAALKTLYNISRALLGHELADALRYPKSSTFGVLAAHRLKNRISRVKNLLLKTRGRQTKLDNFSQMLQLSAYDDIGMSYRLPDNVKASESSKW; translated from the coding sequence TTGCTTCAAGTCCCAACGTCTTACGCCAGTGGTTATGAGAAAGCGCGGTCCCTGAACCCGGAATTCGCCGACAACTACATCCGGCACACCATGGTCGGCGACGAGGATCTGGATCCCGTGATGGATGAGCTTTCCGGTATGCCGCCGGGCGAGATGCACCAGTTCATCCATGCGGGGCTGCACCAGGAAGAAGAATGGTTAAGTAAAGCGCCTGAAGTCCTGCAGCGCTATTTCCGGGAGGTCGATTCGAAGATCCCCGAATGGGTCGATTTCGAAGAATTCCGCCCCGCCGTGGTCGGATTCCACAAGAACATGCCGGAAATACTGGTGGCCTTCGTGACCGCGGCCTTGCTCGAAGGATTCACGACGCTCATCAGCAAGTCCTTCTACCTGACCGGGCGGGTACACTCAGAAAACGCTACCCGCCGTTTCAAGCAGAATAACCGACATCTGCTGGAGATCTTCCTGCCCGGCGGCCTTCGCAGGGAAGGGGACGGCTACCGGCTTTCCGCCCGTATCCGTTTCGTGCATGCCATGGTGCGCCGCCTGATGAAAGACTCCGACATATGGGAAACCGGGGCCTGGGGCACGCCCCTGAGCGCCGCCCATATAGGCCTGGCGGTCAGTATTTTCTCGGCGCAGATCCTGAAGCATTCCATCTCGCTGGGCGCCATCTACTCCCAGGAAGAAAGGGAGAGTTTCGTAAAGGTCTTTCGGTATACCGGCTACATCATGGGCGTTCCGGAAAGCATCCTCATGAAGGATGAGAACGAAGCCCGGACGATCATCGATATCGGCTTCATGTGCGAACCGCCTCCCGACGAGCACTCCATCGCGAACGCGAACGCACTGATCCATGCCGGGCCGGCGCTGCTGAATATCACGGATCCCGAGGAAGTGGCCGCCGCCCTCAAGACATTGTATAATATCTCCCGTGCCCTGCTGGGACACGAACTGGCCGATGCGCTGCGTTACCCGAAAAGCAGTACCTTTGGCGTCCTGGCCGCCCATCGCTTGAAAAACCGCATCAGCCGTGTGAAGAACCTGTTGTTGAAAACGAGAGGCCGGCAGACGAAACTGGACAATTTCTCGCAGATGCTTCAGCTTTCGGCTTATGACGATATCGGCATGAGCTACCGGCTTCCCGATAATGTAAAAGCGTCTGAATCCAGCAAATGGTAG
- a CDS encoding sigma-70 family RNA polymerase sigma factor yields MHPSRLIGPSISSAFNQWKGSFFETMNKQPHRPGDFHLIHACLEGRSDAQSLLYKSFFMSDMPVHFWVYKKAYWIPAGEKEDILNDIFIAVLQSLPKFEFRSALSTYVIRIAKIKCLDAMPSRMGVARGRGIKFVDIDWFASNTESGLQIVDSNPNNGADRLFKKLEEEEQIYLLHTALKYYTGPRCRTVLKMYVRELKGELNREDIAELMGVSVQRMGQMIYDCMYRLRRKMQSRYRDYEHFTKCVCEGTRRRRRRRKE; encoded by the coding sequence ATGCACCCGTCGCGCTTGATCGGCCCTTCGATCTCAAGCGCTTTCAATCAATGGAAAGGTAGTTTCTTTGAGACCATGAACAAGCAACCACACAGGCCAGGGGACTTCCATCTGATACACGCATGCCTCGAAGGTCGATCGGATGCGCAGAGTCTACTCTACAAATCGTTTTTCATGTCGGACATGCCCGTTCACTTCTGGGTTTACAAAAAAGCGTACTGGATACCGGCGGGTGAAAAGGAAGACATCCTCAATGACATATTCATCGCGGTCTTGCAGAGTCTTCCAAAGTTTGAATTCCGCAGTGCATTGAGCACCTACGTTATCCGCATCGCCAAGATCAAGTGCCTTGACGCCATGCCTTCGCGGATGGGGGTCGCAAGGGGGAGAGGTATCAAGTTTGTCGATATTGACTGGTTTGCTTCGAACACCGAGTCGGGGCTGCAGATCGTAGACTCCAATCCGAACAACGGTGCTGACCGGTTATTCAAGAAGCTGGAAGAAGAAGAACAGATTTACCTGTTGCATACCGCCCTGAAATACTACACGGGGCCGCGATGCCGGACCGTCCTTAAAATGTACGTCAGGGAACTGAAAGGCGAACTGAACAGGGAGGACATTGCCGAACTGATGGGGGTGTCCGTACAACGCATGGGACAGATGATCTACGACTGCATGTATCGCCTCAGACGAAAAATGCAGAGCAGGTATCGT